A stretch of DNA from Candidatus Cloacimonas sp.:
GGCAATTTTAACAAGGAAAATTGCAACTTTCTTCCTCTCTGCGTTCCATAACATTTTCCCTTCATCGTTGCCTGCTGATAGTTCATATATAGCAGAGATATTTGCCGTAACCATCCCATATCGCGATACGGGTTGGTTACCGGATGGTTAGGAGCTAAATTCCCGAAGCGGGTAGGGATTTCATTTATGCCATTTATTTAATAAGGTTCTCTATGCAAGAGCGATAAAATTTAAGCTGAGGAAACTTCTTGACACTTTGCCAAGGTTAGGAAATGAATGTCATAAAGGGTAAAAAAAGAACCCTAAATAACAAAATATGGGAGCTACAAATGAAATATTTTCGCAAACTTGTAGGAGAAAAGTGTTATCTATCGCCCATTTCTATGGATGATGTGGAAAAATACACGGAATGGTTGAACGATATGGAGATAGGTCAATTTGTAACCCTCTCCGACAAGATCATTGATGTAGAAAAAGAAAGTGAATTACTGCACGAACTAATGAAGCAAGATTATGTTTTTGCCATTATAGAAAAAGATACAAATAAAGTTATTGGCAATTGCGGTATCCATCAATTATCGCAAACACATAGAAATGCTTCCCTGGGAATTTTCATTGGAGAAAAAACATTTTGGAATCAAGGCATTGGAGCCGAAGCCACTAATTTACTGCTCGATTTTGGTTTTAACCTTTTGAATTTACACAATATCTATTTATCCGTTATGTCTTATAATAAACGCGCAATTCGTTGTTATGAAAAAATTGGCTTTAAGAAAGTGGGCGTGCAAAGGGAATTTATGTTCGTTTCAGGAGAATATCATGATGTGTATTTATATGATATGCTGGCAAGTGAATTTACCAGTCCTTTTATCAAAAAGGTCTTTCAATATAGTATAAGTGACGAAGCAGGCCGAAGCAAAATAAGCATTGTGTAAATGTTAAACCACATAAAAGGACAGGATAACGCTTTAGAGCTTTTACAAAAAGCTTATGAATATGATCGGATAGCTCAGGCATATCTTTTTTATGGAAATGACGGAGTGGGCAAATTCACAACTGCTTTGGCTTTTGGAATGGCAATTAACTGTTTGGCTATTAACGAATTAAAGCCCTGTGGCAAATGTGATTCTTGCCATAAATTTATGCAACTGGAACATCCTGATTTGATCTATATTTTCCCTACTCCAAATTTAAATTTATCTCCCGAAGGTGAAATTAGGAATTCAGATGCAATAAAACCCTATCAAAAATACCTGGAAAACAAAGTAAACACTCCTTGGGTAGATTTTTTCTTCAAAGATACGATAGAAATTCGCAAAGAAAATATCGCAATGCTCAGCAAACAATTAGAATTATCCATTCACGAAGCAAAATATAGAATTGTAATCATTGAAGATGCAGATATGATGAATAATGCCACTGCCAATGCTTTTTTAAAGACACTGGAAGAACCACCCGAAAGAACTATCATCATTTTAATCACTGAACGCATTCAAAAAATAATTCCAACTATCTTATCACGCACGCAACCTATTTACTTTAAACCTCTTACGCGTAAAGTGATGGAAGATATTTTGATAAACGATTTTGAAATAAGTGCATCCTCAGCCAGAACTGCTTCCAGAATCAGTGGAGGAAATTTAAAAACGGCCATTCGCATTGCTTCCGATAATATTTCTCTATCCAGTAACTGGGCTTTTGAACTTTTTTCTTTAGCCGCTGCTTCTAATGATTTGGGCTATTTTTCTTTGGCTGAAGCAAATAAAAAGTACCAAAAGAAAGATAAAATAATTGATCTACTGAAGTATATTCGCATCATTGCCAGCGACTTAGGCGCTCTTTGTAGTAATTCCGACGCGGAAATAACCAACATAGACAAAATAGATTTCTTAAGAAATGTTGCTGAAGCATATCCAGGTATTGATGACCGTCTTTATGATTTCTTACTTTTTCTGGAAGACCTAAATCGCAAAATTGAAGGAAATGTTAATCTGAACTTGGTGATGACCAATCTGTATCTTAATTGTAAACACTTACTAAAGCAATAAATGAAATCATCCTCTTCCAATAGAACTTTGGCAAAAAACATCAGTGTAATGTCCATTGGTGTTTTTCTCAGCCGCATTCTGGGCTTAATAAGAGACCAAGTGATGGCATATTTCTTTGGCACGACATATCTAAATGATGCTTTTAATGTGGGTTACAATATACCAAATTTGCTGAGACGCTTATTTGGTGAAGGTGCTTTATCCACAGCTTTTGTTCCTATTTATAATGAAATATCCATAAAAGGCGATAAAGATGAACAGATAGAATTTGCCTTAAATCTGCTGAGTGTATTAACCCTTATCCTCTGTATTTTAACTTTACTGGGCATTATTCTTGCTCCTCTGATTGTAAAATGCCTCTATCCTGGTTTGGCTGCAAAAACTTCTATTTTGGCTATAAAGCTCACCCGCATAATGTTTCCGTATCTATTTTTCATCGGTTTATCATCTACTTTCATAGCCATACTCAATTCTCATAATTATTTTTTTATGACAGGACTCTCTTCGGCTCTGCTAAATATAGGAATGATCGCTACAGTCGTAATTCCTTATTTTATATTAAAAGTGACGGGAGAGGAATTAATCATTTGGTCTGCCTGGGGAGTAATAATAGGAGGGTTTTTACAAACCATCATTAATCTGCCTTACTTAAAAAAAATCGGCTACCGCTGGGCTATCTATTTAAAGTTTGGTTCAGCCGCTTTGGTAGATTTATGGAAACGCATAATTCCCAGGAAGATAGGAATTGGGATAAGGGAAATAAATCTGATTGCCGATTCCTTAATGGCATCTTTTTTACCTATCGGTTCCATAACTGCCTTAAGCTTTGGAAATCGTCTGATGCAATTACCTTTGGGAATTTTTGCGATATCTGCCGGAACTGCGGTTTTGCCTTTTTATTCACGCTGCGTAACCAATAAAAATTATGAGGAGCTTTCAGAAAGCATTCGTTTTACAGGTCTTAATCTTGCTTATATAATGCTACCGGTAACCACAATTATTTTGGCTTTAGGTGAGGACTTCGTTAGAATTTTGTTTCAGAGTGGCGCTTTTGATGAAAGAGCCGTTTGGATGACTTCACAGGCACTCATTTTCTATTCTCTGGGCTTAATATTTTATAGTTTGAATCAGACCATTACCCCTGTATTCTATGCTTTTAAAGATACAAAAACACCCGTAAAAATTGCCATCCTGATGGTTACCTTAAATATAACGCTGAATTTCATTCTGATGCAATTTATGGCGCATCGCGGTTTGGCATTATCAACTTCGTTGACAGCAAGCGTCAATTACTTTTTGCTACTTTATCTCCTTAAAAAGAAAATGCCGGAAATATCTTATTCTGGCTTGCTAAGTAATATTGCCAAGACCATTCTAATTTGCATTTTTTTATACATCCTGCTTTATGAATGCCGCAATATATTTTTCGTTCAGGGCAGAATGGCTTTATTGATAAGAGATGGCATTCTTACCGTTTTGGCAATGGGATTATTTTACTTTGGAGCAATCCTGATTAAAATTGACTATGTAAACCAGGCAGTTAAAATTCTATGCAAACGCTTTCAAAAGAAATAGAAACAAAACTTTCTTTATTACCTGATCAACCGGGAGTATATCTCTGGAAAAATAAAGAAGGAAGCATCATCTATGTAGGTAAAGCGATAAACCTTAAGCATCGCGTTAAGAGTTACTTTGCCGCTACTGGCAAAGATATAAAAACAGAACACTTGGTAAGAAATATTGCCGATCTGGAATATATCATAACCAACAGCGAAGCAGATGCTTTTATCTTAGAGGCAACATTAATTAAACGATATCGTCCCAAATACAATATAATGTTAAAGGACGATAAACAATACCCTTTTGTCAAGATTACGATAAACGAACCTTTCCCCCGCATTTATATAACTCGGGAATTGAAAAAAGATAATGCTAAATACTTTGGTCCCTATACCGATGTTCGTTCTTTACGCAAGACCTTGCTTGATTTGGAATGGATATTTCCAATGCGAAGCTGTAATAGAAATATTCCTAAGATCAAATACAAACAGCCCTGTATGAATTATCAGCTGGGGAAATGCCCCGCTCCCTGCACAGGTTATATAAGCCAGAAAGATTATGCCATAACGGTGAACCGTTTGTTGCGTTTCTTTGGTGGGCACTATTCTGATTTGCTGGATGAATTGAGAGCTGATATGCAAAATGCGTCCAGTGCTTTAAAATTTGAAGAAGCGGCAAAATTAAGAGACCGGATAACAGCCATACAGAATATTCAAAAACATCAATCGGTGTTTAATCTCGATGGAAGAAATATCGATATAATCGGCTTGTATCAAGAAGATAACAAAGCTGTGTGTGTAGTGTTAAAAATGAAGAATGGCACCATCATTCATCAGGAAAATTATCCTCTGACAAATCTGGACTATGAAAATCCCGATAGCATCTTGGCAAGTTTTTTACAACTATACTATACTGACAAAGAAGAAATGCCCGATGAAGTTTTATTGCCTTTTACACCGGTTGATATGGAGAAGCTTAATTCCTGGCTGGGAAATAAATTACAAGTTCCCCAAAGAGGAGAAAAAACCAAACTGCTGGCGATGGCAAAACGCAATGCTTTTAATATTGTGGAAGAAAGTAAGCTGGCTTATATGCGAAAAGCAAACAGAACTATCTTTCCCGTTCAAGAACTGAAAGAAGCGTTAAAATTAACAAAACTCCCCCGCAAAATTGTCTGTATGGATATTTCAACTATTCAAGGCAGCGATACTGTATCTTCAGCTGTCTTTTTTGAAAACGGAAAGAGCAAAAAAAAATTTTACAGACACTTCATCATCAGAAGCATAGATACTCAAAATGACTATGCCGCTATGCAGGAAACAATGACCCGTTTTTTAGCTGAGACCCAAAAAAACGAACAAATGAAACCCGACCTGATAATCATCGATGGTGGAAAAGGGCAATTATCAGTTAGCGAACAAATTCTCCGCAATTACGCTAAAAATGATATTAATCTGATATCTTTAGCTAAAAGAGCGGAGGAGGTCTTCGTCCCCGGAAACGAACAATCCATTATTCTACCCCGTTCATCTTCCGCTTTGCGTTTGTTGATTACAATTCGGGATGAGGCACATCGCTTTGCCATTACTTTTCATCGTCAAAAAAGATCAAAAAGAACTCTGGAAAGCGCTCTCGAAAAGATTCCAGGCATTGGTGAAACAAACAAATTTTTACTCTTAAAAGAACTTGGCAGCATAGAGAAAATCGCTCTTGCCGATATCGAAACATTATCAAACATCAAAGGAATCGGCAGAAAAACAGCTGCCAAAATATATAATTACTTTCATAATGAGGAACAAATATGAAATATCGTAAAATGCCCCACTCCCGTGATAAACTTTCCGCTCTTGGTTTTGGCTGTATGCGCTTGCCTGTGGATAAAGACAATAAAATTGATGAAGAACAGGCGCTCGCTATGATGCACTTCGCTTATGAAAATGGAGTGAACTATTATGACACTGCTTGGACATATCATAATGGAGAAAGTGAACCTCTCTTAGGAAAATTCATCACTCAAATTGACCGTAGAAAAGTGTTTGTGGCAACAAAACTTCCCTGCTGGTTAGTGAAATCCAGAAAAGATATGGATACTTTTCTAAATGAACAACTTCAGCGTCTGCAAACTGATTATGTCGATTACTATCTGCTGCATTCATTAACGCAAAAATCTTGGGCTGAGATGAAAAAAAACGGAGTAGCTGATTTTCTTGATAAAGCCAAAGCAGACGGTAAAATTAGATATGCCGGTTTTTCCTTTCACGATAATTACCCAATTTTTAACAAAATCCTGCAATCCTATCCTTGGGATTTCTGCCAGTTTTTGCTAAACTATCTGGATATTAATTATCAAGCAGGATTTAAAGGTTACAAATCAGCCGTGCAAAAGGATATCGGGATAATAGCAATGGAACCTCTCCGCGGAGGAAAACTTGCCGGACCTCTTCCTGAAAATGTGCAAGATATCTGGAAAAAAAATAATATCCGTTTAAGCCCTGTAAAATTTGCTCTTAAATGGGTGTGGAATTTGGAGGGATGCCAGGTCTTATTAAGTGGGATGAGTTCTTTGGAACAGGTAAAAGAAAATGTGCATTATGCTGCATTATGTAAAGCCAATACATTGGATGATAAAACATTAGCAATATATCAATCCGTAAGAAAAGAATTTTTAGCTCGCATACCTGTTATGTGCTCCGAATGCAGATACTGTTTACCTTGCCCCCAAAAAATCGCGATTCCGGATATTTTTGGAATCTATAACGATGCAGTTATGTTTAGTGATAAAGCACGCCATAAAAGAGAATATGAGATGTTCATTCCGGAAGAAAGCAGAGCAGATAAATGCATTGCTTGCGGAGAATGTCTTGCTAAATGCCCCAGGCATATTGATATTCCATCCAATATGGAAGCCATAACTAAATATTTCGGTTCCAACTCGAAGTAAGAGTTACATTGTGTATCTGCTTGATTACTAATATGATAGTATAATTAGTATCAGTGTTTGATTTATATGGTTATAATCATCTCATTCGCATATATATAATTATGTCTGTTAGTTCATACCTTAGACACTCTTTTTTAATCTTGCCCTATGCAAAAATGGCACTTGACAGACAATGACCTTCTGAAAAAGAATAATATT
This window harbors:
- a CDS encoding GNAT family protein, with the protein product MKYFRKLVGEKCYLSPISMDDVEKYTEWLNDMEIGQFVTLSDKIIDVEKESELLHELMKQDYVFAIIEKDTNKVIGNCGIHQLSQTHRNASLGIFIGEKTFWNQGIGAEATNLLLDFGFNLLNLHNIYLSVMSYNKRAIRCYEKIGFKKVGVQREFMFVSGEYHDVYLYDMLASEFTSPFIKKVFQYSISDEAGRSKISIV
- a CDS encoding DNA polymerase III subunit; the encoded protein is MLNHIKGQDNALELLQKAYEYDRIAQAYLFYGNDGVGKFTTALAFGMAINCLAINELKPCGKCDSCHKFMQLEHPDLIYIFPTPNLNLSPEGEIRNSDAIKPYQKYLENKVNTPWVDFFFKDTIEIRKENIAMLSKQLELSIHEAKYRIVIIEDADMMNNATANAFLKTLEEPPERTIIILITERIQKIIPTILSRTQPIYFKPLTRKVMEDILINDFEISASSARTASRISGGNLKTAIRIASDNISLSSNWAFELFSLAAASNDLGYFSLAEANKKYQKKDKIIDLLKYIRIIASDLGALCSNSDAEITNIDKIDFLRNVAEAYPGIDDRLYDFLLFLEDLNRKIEGNVNLNLVMTNLYLNCKHLLKQ
- the murJ gene encoding murein biosynthesis integral membrane protein MurJ, with the translated sequence MKSSSSNRTLAKNISVMSIGVFLSRILGLIRDQVMAYFFGTTYLNDAFNVGYNIPNLLRRLFGEGALSTAFVPIYNEISIKGDKDEQIEFALNLLSVLTLILCILTLLGIILAPLIVKCLYPGLAAKTSILAIKLTRIMFPYLFFIGLSSTFIAILNSHNYFFMTGLSSALLNIGMIATVVIPYFILKVTGEELIIWSAWGVIIGGFLQTIINLPYLKKIGYRWAIYLKFGSAALVDLWKRIIPRKIGIGIREINLIADSLMASFLPIGSITALSFGNRLMQLPLGIFAISAGTAVLPFYSRCVTNKNYEELSESIRFTGLNLAYIMLPVTTIILALGEDFVRILFQSGAFDERAVWMTSQALIFYSLGLIFYSLNQTITPVFYAFKDTKTPVKIAILMVTLNITLNFILMQFMAHRGLALSTSLTASVNYFLLLYLLKKKMPEISYSGLLSNIAKTILICIFLYILLYECRNIFFVQGRMALLIRDGILTVLAMGLFYFGAILIKIDYVNQAVKILCKRFQKK
- the uvrC gene encoding excinuclease ABC subunit UvrC, with the protein product MQTLSKEIETKLSLLPDQPGVYLWKNKEGSIIYVGKAINLKHRVKSYFAATGKDIKTEHLVRNIADLEYIITNSEADAFILEATLIKRYRPKYNIMLKDDKQYPFVKITINEPFPRIYITRELKKDNAKYFGPYTDVRSLRKTLLDLEWIFPMRSCNRNIPKIKYKQPCMNYQLGKCPAPCTGYISQKDYAITVNRLLRFFGGHYSDLLDELRADMQNASSALKFEEAAKLRDRITAIQNIQKHQSVFNLDGRNIDIIGLYQEDNKAVCVVLKMKNGTIIHQENYPLTNLDYENPDSILASFLQLYYTDKEEMPDEVLLPFTPVDMEKLNSWLGNKLQVPQRGEKTKLLAMAKRNAFNIVEESKLAYMRKANRTIFPVQELKEALKLTKLPRKIVCMDISTIQGSDTVSSAVFFENGKSKKKFYRHFIIRSIDTQNDYAAMQETMTRFLAETQKNEQMKPDLIIIDGGKGQLSVSEQILRNYAKNDINLISLAKRAEEVFVPGNEQSIILPRSSSALRLLITIRDEAHRFAITFHRQKRSKRTLESALEKIPGIGETNKFLLLKELGSIEKIALADIETLSNIKGIGRKTAAKIYNYFHNEEQI
- a CDS encoding aldo/keto reductase, whose translation is MKYRKMPHSRDKLSALGFGCMRLPVDKDNKIDEEQALAMMHFAYENGVNYYDTAWTYHNGESEPLLGKFITQIDRRKVFVATKLPCWLVKSRKDMDTFLNEQLQRLQTDYVDYYLLHSLTQKSWAEMKKNGVADFLDKAKADGKIRYAGFSFHDNYPIFNKILQSYPWDFCQFLLNYLDINYQAGFKGYKSAVQKDIGIIAMEPLRGGKLAGPLPENVQDIWKKNNIRLSPVKFALKWVWNLEGCQVLLSGMSSLEQVKENVHYAALCKANTLDDKTLAIYQSVRKEFLARIPVMCSECRYCLPCPQKIAIPDIFGIYNDAVMFSDKARHKREYEMFIPEESRADKCIACGECLAKCPRHIDIPSNMEAITKYFGSNSK